The following DNA comes from Bombus terrestris chromosome 2, iyBomTerr1.2, whole genome shotgun sequence.
ataaaatattatacagatgTAGTTCGCGAAAGAGATACACCACGTTGGACCAGAAGGACTGGACCTCAGCCAACGTCTTCCTGGATGAGCTATATGGTCCGAGAGCTGTTGCAAGACTTCCAAATGAATTGTTTACAAGTGTCCGACAGCCCTTACGACGAGGATATGGCCAATACTTTGCCAATGAAACACTACGAGTTCCCAACCGGGTACAACGACGATTTCGGCTCCGTCAGACTGATGATTCCGGAAGCCTTGTTCGATCCCAGCAACGTGAAGGGCGTTGGCGCCAGCATTCTTGGAGTTGGCCCACTCGTCACGACCAGCGTGGGCATGTGCGATATGGATATCAGACCTGTAAGCTTCAGTCTATTTTTATCAATCACACGGTAGCTTTAGGGAGAAGTCGATGACTCCATAACCGTTAAAATGGAACATTTCTGTTCTTAGAGCCTGTACGGAAGCGTGGTGGTCACCGGTGGTAATTCCTGTCTGCAAGGTTTTAGCGAAAGACTGAATCGAGATTTAGCCAGCAAAACTCCTCCAGTAAGTATCTCTGTCATTGCGTTGAGATCTTTTGATagaaaataattctaatatatatatataattctaatGGAAAAATTATCTTCCTTTTATCGAAATCAAAATAACTCGTCCGATTATTGCAGAGTATGAGACTGAAAATAATTAGCGCGAACAGCTCGAGCGAGCGTCGTTACGGTGCCTGGATCGGAGGATCTATCCTCAGCTCCCTTGGATCTTTCCAACAAATGTGGCTGTCACGGCAAGAGTACGAAGAATCGGGTAAACTGATTCTCGAGCGATGCGCGTGATCAAAAGCTCAAGCATCAATCAAAATTAttctttgtaattatttttgcaAATCGTCCGACAATGTTGTGTGGGGATTTATCTATTTTGTATGTCGTCGAGGGGACAATTAGTTGCTATCTTTAAGTTTTCTATAATCCTTCAGAGCGTAAGGGCCAACGTAAGACAATACGAGCGACTAATATCAAACGGGTTTGCGACAGACGCGTATAGAGgtttaaacaaaatttcaacaGCAAGGAGAACTTAATGTATTTGCCTAGCCTGTTGAAGTAAAACTGATCGGAGTAAAAGGCGCAATCCTTGTGGAACTCGCTGAAGCAAAACCTTCTTTTTATGGTAGTTAAAACGCTCTTCGCAGGTGAAGCGACGAATTCTTTCGCTTCGATTACACGCGTAAGTTACAGCGTAAGTTAGACGTTAGACAAATGTATGCGGTACGCTTCTAAAAGAACAAAATACAGTTCCTAACTGCTCGAACAATCTTTCGTTTGTAATTCACGAGCACAGATTGGTTTACATATCATGATTGAAGAATCGATGATTCCTAGGGATAATGAATATGGAGGAAAGAGGGAGCGCCGCTttcgaaaaagaatttttatcgtttatttcgaACATATTCACAACAAGTTACATATTTGAACAATATTTCgatttcgtttgtttttcacGCTTTTCTGTTGTATTCGTTCTTTCTcttatttattttccttgtaataaaaagaaaagaaaagaaataaaatacgatgaaataaaattagGAGAACCGCGAACCGCAGAACATTCATTTTAGAACGCGTCACAAGCAGTTCCAATTTTAcaacgataaatataatatatatatatatatattacagcgtaataaacaatataatatttcatatataaatatatatatatactatatatatttatatctcaaAATAAATGTAGGAATCAGTATTATCGGTATATCACATATACAATATGTATTTAGGAAAAGGCGAATTATTTTGCTAGAAGAATGGAAAGGACCTTTCTCGACCATAACGGCGACGAAGAATCGTTCGTCGAAATTTCCGGTCCTACCGTATTTACTCTGCGACTTGATATTATAATACTTCTAATTAACACTCTCTCGTGTTTCAACAAATATCCTTTTAACGAGGAATGTTTGAAATTTCGACCATGATTAAAAGTCGATTTGACGACTTTGGTTTtgcaaaaaaaaggaaataatttttagaaacaCAACGCACAACTCGTGTTATGATATCGTGACGTGGCCAAGCGAAATACGAAATTCgtcgaaaaacgaaataaaccgAGATAATCTCGTCAGCAATATTTTTGAAACGGTATTTAACATATGGACACGAGTCGTGcatgaacaataaaaatattgtaaatcgaACGCTGTCCCGTTCATCGAATGCGCCTATAACGCATGACGAAAATCGATGTGTTACGCTAACTACGAATACTGGTGGTCGTTCTTGTTACGATCAATTGTTAAACGACGTATAAACCTATTAGCTAAGAACGCACAATGAAACGCGTAGCCCATAGTCAGAAAATTTTAGGTCGCGTTTACGAAAGCGTAGCGCCGCGATATTCGACAACAGAGATCGAATGCTGTTGACGCGTAAATCGAGGCGAGATTTCCTCGTCTATATTCAATTTCTGGTTTCCCTGCTGCGCGATTCGCTGCTTTTTGCTCTTCTTTTCCgttaaggaaaaagaaacgcacTGCGAAACGAAATCAAACTAATCGTAAAACAATTCTGTTcctaattctttaaatatttgtacCAAATAAATCTGAGAAGGATCGAACTTATAATCTAGCGAGTTAAATTTCTTGCTTTTTTTCACTTAGGAACATCGGTATCGATAATACGTCTTTCCGTCGAATCGTAGTCTAATTTTTAAGCATCGTCCATGATTCCAATTCGATGGAATTTCAATCGACGAGCAGCATCGAATAAATTCTATGTTTTCGAAGTTAATGCAAACGAGGTATCAAGCTTGATCATGGCGATACTAATCGCGTTTTGCTACAATAATTGACGGTAGCATAATAATGGCTAGAAACCGGAATGATGTACGAACCACGTTACGTCAGTTATCAACATTATCGAAGCCATGATGGCGTGTCGAAGAAGATTCGGTAATAAATAACGTATGTATCACGGCGTCACGACCCTACTTATATTCGCATGACCGTTGTTAAATACTATCTTATGTTTGTCTCCTAGCTTCCCACTCGAGACGGTTGTGGCAGTCTACAAATGGCATTGTGAACCGGCATAGACAACCATCCTGCCAACGCGATTCCAATGGAATCGGCCATCGTGGCAATTCCCAAGGAAATTTTACGATCCGCCCTTGGAATCTGTGAAATGACAGAAAAAAATACGACATTGCGTTCTTTAATGATATTCGGTGAAATACAGTCGGAGACTATTTTTAACGCGAAGAAAGATAACAGTTTCGTATAAATTGACCATTGACAATGGTGAGCTGTCAAAGTAAAGTTACGTTACCTCGGTAGACATTCGATAAAAAGTATTCACGTATGCTCCACCACCAAGAAGGCCCTCCCACAAAACGAACGCGAACACGATCCAAATACTGGGCAAGTAGTAGAACAGCGTCTCGAACAGTAGAATTATgacattgataaactgaaacaAATACGGGGTTATCGTAAATCGTATGTATTCGATTACGACCGCGATAAAATCAACAGCTTGTACGTTGCCGTTCGAACGTGCGTAACACGAGTAAACGGAGTTTAATCGGTTCTGTTACCTGTAACAAAGCCATGATCCAGATTTTGTTAATCGTGACGAGATTGACGGACGATCTTGAGATAAACACTCCTATCTGATAATCCACCTGGAGCCAGCGATATTGCTCAGCGTGCGTCAACCAAATGTCATCGAATTCGATCAGCTCGTACTGAAAAATTAGCGTTACACGTGTTCAATAAACACCTGATCTATATTGTTCTTCTATACATACGACCGGCGGTAATTGTATCTATATTTAGGAGGTGGAAGCTAGCAACAAGACTCGGTAATCTTATAACGTAAATTATGCGTAACGAAAgacaaaaagaaatataatgtatgtatataacaaGAGCGAGAGAAGGAAAGATAAAGGGGCAGGTAAACAGGATTCTACAAAAGCTCATGTAACGAAAAAGCATTACCAATCCTTGGTTAATGAAATATTCGAAGAGGTACACGAGCCCAAGCGGGATCATATACTTCATCAATCCCGGTACCAGATTGATCTTTTCTTTAAAGCTCTTCCTAGGGATCTCAATGATGTGCTCTTGACTGTCGATACCGTTCTTAGTGATCGGGATACTGGACTGCGGCGGGTGAACCAGAACCAACCAGAAAGTGATTCCTTGTATAATCGGTACGATTAACATAACTAACAATGTGTCTTCGTTACTCAACCACATGGTGAGAGAGGCATAAGATAGCGCGCCAATTATTCCGGCGCCTCCAGTACCGGAAGACCATGTCGCGATTACTTGTCTGCGAAATAATGAATCACTGTCAGTTATCGGTCAATGGCAAAGGTTAAATTCAGGATGATTCGACATACagctataaaaaaatgtaatatctaaCGGTGATAATATGCACAATTacggaaaaaacaaaaaatatacgaaataggAGAAAGACGAAGATATTGAAATATCGGTGTGATATTGGGAAGACGACGGTTGGCAGTAAAATTTTCGCGGTCGATCACATTAACGGACACGTTCGAAACGCACGTTTTATGGACACGTGTTATCTCGTGTTAGTCGCGATCGCATTCCTTTCGTTGAACTTTAACAACGGCAAGGTTAATCGTTAGTGAAGAAAGAATGGCaaagaaacagaaatatattatatagatagCATTGTAATTAACACTTGTTGCACATAAGTACTGACGTACCTCGTGTTCGTAACGAGTCTTTTTCAGAATTCCCTactgtacttctacattatgcATTCTGGtgctttttttaaatcttattttcGTATCGGTTCTAGAACAGCAATTCATATTattgttctatatttttaaacatgGAAGGCCAACCTGTCGACTGCCGTTATCTTATCTCTACTTTTCTTTGCACAACTGTCTAAATGTCAATACTGCGGTTTTATGCGCCAATACCTCGATATTTGCATCAAGACAGACGTATTGCATCgtatttctttttcgttttatctTTTTACTCTTGTCCGTTTTTATCCGTACCCTTTGTCtctatactttattttcttctaCATCTTTCTACacagataataaattattatcgctTTCGTTGCATAAAAGCACGCTATACACAATGGATAAAGGAAAACAAAATACGATGCGTTCGATTTACAAAAAAGGCTACGTAGCTATTTACCGATAGCCTCTAGTGGTTATATACATTATTGCGTTCGtacggaaaaatgaaaaagacacTATGCTTAACTTAATGCCTGTACGTGATAGCCTTCGATGGAACAGGCGGGTGGAAAATTACttcagaaaaaaaaaacgatcgcCATTGTTGTTggagaagaataaagaaaaataataccAACAATGAAGAACAGTAAAGTATAAATGAACAGAAACGATGATACTTACTTGGGGTATTGGTGACTGTAACTCAGCAGAGTAACTTCTCCCAAACCGGAAGAGAGTGACGTTACAACGACGCCCAGAATGGCGAGCCATTCAGTAGTGCTCAACGACACCATAAGGAATCCTGCAGCGGAAAATAACACACAGGTAGCCAGTCGAGCACTGTAATTAACGATTCGATTAATCGATTAGCGTTTCATTTGCGGGGAAAGGAGCGACGTGCCCGCGGAGGGACACGACTCCGGGGATGATCCGTCCCACGAGAAACCGCGTGTATTTAGCGAGAAGCATATGACGTTGATCGCTTCTTACTACGCTGCCTTATCTAAAGGAAATGCCTTTTCACATGCTCGATAATACAATTCGCGTTCCACGAGTCGAGCTGAACAAAATCAACGATCACAGTGTCATCGtcctgtttttatttttattttctcgaataatttatgcatatatatatacatatacatacgtatatagcaCAACAATATCATCGAGACGATCCAAAGAAAATCATCGATAAGATAACCGAGTTAGACATCGCGCGGTCACTCGTTGGTCTACGTCAAACATATCGTAGAATCGCGAAAGCTGACTAATGTTTTGATTTCGCCTGTGTGTCATCTGAGTAACTGCTGCTGCTGTTATCGCGTGAAATATTCTAAAAGTTAAAGGCTCGCTTCCTGACATTTCGTTATCGTATCGCGGCTTTTGTTTTTTATCGTCGCAGTGCTCTTGCTGGCTGCTGCCACGCAAAAGTGTCGTGTGGTACGCACAAATTACGATTAAATGGAACGATAGCTACATAATTAGAAGCAAAAGTAGAAATAAACGGATACTCACTGTACGTAAAAAGGCAGGAACGGCGTGATCGTTTTCACCGCTAACGATGGTAATATATCCGCTAGCAATATGGCACCAGTGGACAATGTGTTGCAGGATCGAATCCCGGTGGTGTTGGTGGCCGTCACGGTGCCATTCGTGAATTCCATGATAGGTTCCTTCGTATAGATGAAACGAAACCAAAAggaaggaggaaaaagaaataaactagATTAGTATAGCATTCGCGAACAGATATGGGAGATATTACATTTTACGTAAACCAAAAAAAATCAGCtttgtctattattttctcacaATTCGGTTCGTTGGTTGTACATCGCCGCGGAAGTTATCGGATACCGGTATCTTTATTTCACGAACATTACCACCTTGAACGAGTGGAATATTAATCTGTGCGATTGTTACGTAAGTTAATTCGCGTTCGAAGCATGCTGGAATCGCAGTCGGAAGAAACAACCACGAGGTTAGAGGAGAAGGCGTAAGCAACTCCACAACACGATGCGAAACGCATACATAGATTTGTCGATGACATAATAAAATTCCTCGCGTACAAGAATCTGTTCGGTCTCGAACACGTAATTCAGATTAATTGCTTGCTGCTCCAACgacttctctccttctctcctcCCCTACCGTCACCTCTTGTTTCTATTATTCCTTATTAATAACCGTCGTCGTTTCGTCCACATCGAGATCGTGGATCACGAGGAACGTTGTTTAAACGAGGCTATTAATCCTCGTGACGGACAGACTCGCTGTGGCGAGATACCATAGTGCGAAACGCGGAGTAATCATTAAATCGTAAAACTTTCAAAGTCCGCTTAGTAATATTTCAGTCGAACGACACTCCGCCGTTGTTACTGATTACACGGATTACCTATGCAGACCGTGTGCATCGTTTACAGAAGCTTTTGAAATCGTCTCCAAATATCAAGATATTTTTCCTTGAGCGTGAAACGTCATTTACGATTCCGGCTAATCAAAACTGCTACGTTACCGCGTTCACTTCAAGGCaataacgaaaaagaaaaaagtaagctAAAAAGGCGTAAAAAGGATTCGCGCTTAAACAAACGTAGAAAAACGCGTTCTCATTAACATCGATGGATTAGTTGGCGCCTACGAAAAGCCGATATTTTATTTGGCAAATCGTCGAAGTAGAAAGAAATCAACGTCACAATGTCGTGGTAAATCATTTGGAGACGAAATATCGACCGTATTAAAAACAGCATATAGTTTCGTGAGTGTACAGTCAAGACACCGACCAATGATGTTGCAACGTTTTAAATCCGACTCAATGACTACATATTAGAAAGGGAGGGGCCGCGAAACTTTCAtccaataacaataacatttcgTGTCCGGCAATTTGCCGTCGATCGGTGCCACGTGCCCAGTGCAAGTTCGTTTTTCTTCTGTTCTTTTCGCGAAATTTTCCATTAGCCCGCCTACTCTTCTGG
Coding sequences within:
- the LOC100646374 gene encoding battenin, coding for MAKGKPLTVSERRVNDVFDEESIAVRSRWRNFAAFWILGLCNNYGYVVMLSAAHDILESKFGTTMEPIMEFTNGTVTATNTTGIRSCNTLSTGAILLADILPSLAVKTITPFLPFYVHARLATCVLFSAAGFLMVSLSTTEWLAILGVVVTSLSSGLGEVTLLSYSHQYPKQVIATWSSGTGGAGIIGALSYASLTMWLSNEDTLLVMLIVPIIQGITFWLVLVHPPQSSIPITKNGIDSQEHIIEIPRKSFKEKINLVPGLMKYMIPLGLVYLFEYFINQGLYELIEFDDIWLTHAEQYRWLQVDYQIGVFISRSSVNLVTINKIWIMALLQFINVIILLFETLFYYLPSIWIVFAFVLWEGLLGGGAYVNTFYRMSTEIPRADRKISLGIATMADSIGIALAGWLSMPVHNAICRLPQPSRVGS